One Phaseolus vulgaris cultivar G19833 chromosome 2, P. vulgaris v2.0, whole genome shotgun sequence DNA window includes the following coding sequences:
- the LOC137810347 gene encoding uncharacterized protein isoform X1: MLLKMSAENKKIKPKTDIELFFNNANQCVWKKLNNDSGAGANAASRVDMTFAATDPLSEIVWSPDKGLSLRCADSSFADKNTSLFRDVGTSCMVLSQPQNFTGGSSTTDKPLDDDFAKPLAVVCAKGDIAEADAPTRHATGDSGVKAKFKAYEEDDIGSAYHEDIVNTTATTRNMLNDESENLMNNCEKTVGGQPNIGTDNISGIEGNKFSVISGQADKGPLDNLLLQSDEIKHNMDQNLSPGRHSEGGVDIGLGKKAVVTGNLHTVVEPVVELKGSDAPGTNLASSSRRPLEKLESSAENDLQTVKFEAACAGTSGVNVSSKIENKFQDNEMMLPCDKILPAMHSPCHSRIHMAINKGKEKSLSDGHANVILSKEDNDSHSSVESCNSAGIFPTGKKRRNFQQQLIIGSKRVKKQIEETSGSKSYVKQDSSFMNWISNMVKGLSQSIQNDSNTMADNKLITCNQDSEPKITGFKSIFQSIYCSSLKNVETRTYHQEGKSSEDLEPGNMEQGINATPITCCAENNSLSKLSLQSNKFEVSTGGRLEAGPSSQPQIKPLNFFNCQESSKSNPLETKNNSIFSLSRDKEEVGPHSSSTKQNTDNNNNIDSNVISDKKEEENTCHIRDNLGSLWITRFSPKFTTPLKEQPTNETEASTDLKEEKGNNDPKSKYKFKPLSSSPGIRNLEPMSSMFARRFGAIKHIIPANTPDNASQVNMLCLFCGTRGHQLSDCSAIAENKLEDLQKNIDSYGGLEECPCLCIKCFQPNHWAVSCPTSISVRKPELKANTLVNDWGKHFIPSNEESVRLDEDDRVLSGGSVNNETDQPARQAITLKRKANEIMTFKAESNEHVFRENPLSTPSKLTEKQISYLPKKIFDAVKKLRLSRTEILKWIDTRGSISQLDGFFLRLRLAKWKEGNGGTGYFVACINETQSRRQSSEQNTRKSFSVKVGSIKCMVESQYISNHDFLEEEIMEWWFNTSEAGAEIPSEEDLTEKIKKKIMLGL; this comes from the exons ATGCTTCTGAAGATGAGTGCcgaaaacaagaaaataaaaccaaagacTGATATTGAACTCTTTTTCAATAATGCTAACCAGTGCGTTTGgaaaaaattgaataatgaCTCAGGTGCAGGTGCAAATGCAGCCTCCAGGGTGGACATGACATTTGCTGCCACTGACCCCCTATCTGAAATAGTTTGGTCACCAGATAAAGGTTTGAGTCTTAGATGTGCCGATTCAagttttgctgataaaaatacTTCTCTTTTTCGGGATGTTGGAACGAGCTGTATGGTTCTTTCTCAGCCACAAAATTTTACTGGTGGTAGTTCTACCACTGATAAGCCTTTAGATGATGACTTTGCGAAACCTTTAGCAGTTGTATGTGCCAAGGGTGATATTGCTGAAGCAGATGCTCCTACTAGGCATGCCACAGGTGATTCAGGTGTCAAGGCCAAGTTTAAAGCCTATGAAGAAGATGATATAG GATCTGCTTATCATGAAGACATAGTGAACACCACAGCAACAACACGTAATATGCTGAATGATGAAAGTGAGAATCTGATGAACAATTGTGAAAAGACTGTTGGGGGTCAACCCAATATTGGAACTGATAACATATCTGGGATAGAGGGAAACAAATTTTCTGTTATTTCAG GCCAGGCTGACAAAGGGCCATTGGATAATTTATTACTTCAATCAGATGAAATCAAACATAACATGGACCAAAATCTTTCTCCAGGGAGACATTCTGAAGGAGGTGTAGATATTGGTCTTGGAAAAAAGGCTGTAGTAACTGGTAATTTACATACTGTGGTTGAACCTGTGGTGGAACTCAAAGGCTCTGATGCTCCAGGAACTAATTTAGCATCCTCCAGCAGGAGACCTTTAGAAAAACTGGAAAGCAGTGCAGAAAATGATTTACAAACTGTCAAATTTGAAGCTGCTTGTGCTGGAACAAGTGGAGTTAATGTTAGTAGTAAGATTGAAAACAAATTTCAGGACAATGAAATGATGCTACCATGTGATAAGATTCTTCCAGCCATGCATTCTCCATGTCATAGCAGAATTCATATGGCAATAAACAAAGGCAAGGAAAAATCTTTATCAGATGGGCATGCAAATGTGATATTGTCAAAGGAGGACAATGACAGCCATTCAAGTGTTGAGAGCTGCAACAGTGCTGGCATTTTTCCAACAGGTAAGAAGAGACGAAACTTTCAACAACAGTTGATAATCGGGAGTAAAAGagtgaagaagcaaattgaagaaacTTCGGGTTCCAAATCCTATGTTAAACAGGATAGCTCATTCATGAATTGGATTTCAAACATGGTGAAAGGACTCTCTCAATCAATTCAAAATGATTCAAACACTATGGCTGACAACAAACTTATCACATGCAATCAAGATTCTGAGCCAAAAATTACAGGATTCAAATCCATTTTTCAGTCCATATATTGTTCAAGCTTGAAGAATGTAGAAACAAGAACCTATCATCAAGAAGGAAAGAGTAGTGAAGATTTAGAGCCAGGTAACATGGAACAAGGAATAAATGCTACTCCTATAACCTGTTGTGCAGAGAACAATAGCCTTTCCAAACTGTCTTTGCAATCGAATAAGTTTGAAGTATCTACTGGTGGAAGACTTGAAGCCGGTCCGTCGTCACAACCTCAGATCAAAcctctaaatttttttaactgTCAAGAAAGCAGCAAAAGTAACCCACtggagactaaaaataattctaTCTTTAGCCTTAGTAGGGACAAGGAAGAAGTGGGTCCACATTCATCTTCAACCAAACAAAACacagataataataataacattgaTTCCAATGTGATATCTGACaagaaggaagaagagaatACCTGTCACATAAGAGATAATCTGGGAAGTCTCTGGATAACTCGTTTTTCGCCAAAATTCACTACTCCCTTGAAAGAACAACCCACCAATGAGACAGAGGCCTCTACTGATCTCAAGGAAGAGAAGGGAAACAATGATCCTAAATCAAAGTACAAGTTCAAACCCCTTTCATCTTCTCCAGGAATCCGAAATTTAGAGCCAATGTCTTCAATGTTTGCAAGGAGATTTGGTGCCATCAAACATATCATACCAGCAAACACACCTGATAATGCCTCACAGGTTAATATGTTGTGCTTGTTTTGTGGAACAAGGGGCCATCAGCTCTCTGATTGCTCAGCAATTGCAGAAAACAAGCTGGAAGATCTCCAGAAGAATATAGATTCATATGGAGGATTAGAGGAATGTCCTTGTCTGTGCATCAAATGTTTTCAGCCCAACCACTGGGCAGTTTCTTGTCCCACTTCAATCTCAGTTAGGAAACCTGAACTGAAAGCTAATACCTTGGTTAATGATTGGGGAAAAcatttcatcccaagcaatgaAGAGAGTGTGAGGCTTGATGAGGATGACCGAGTTTTATCTGGTGGTTCTGTTAATAATGAAACTGATCAACCAGCACGTCAAGCTATTACTTTGAAGCGGAAAGCAAATGAAATTATGACCTTTAAGGCAGAGAGCAATGAACATGTTTTCAGAGAAAATCCTTtgtcaactccatccaaatTGACTGAAAAGCAGATTTCATATTTGCCAAAGAAAATATTTGATGCAGTGAAAAAGCTTCGATTGTCCCGCACTGAAATCCTGAA ATGGATAGATACTCGTGGCTCAATCTCACAACTTGATGGCTTTTTCTTGCGCCTGCGGCTTGCGAAGTGGAAAGAAGGGAATGGGGGAACTGGATACTTTGTGGCATGCATAAATG AGACCCAATCCCGGAGACAATCTTCAGAGCAGAATACAAGAAAATCTTTTTCAGTGAAAGTGGGGAGTATCAAGTGTATGGTAGAAAGTCAGTATATATCCAATCATGATTTTCTTGAG GAAGAAATCATGGAATGGTGGTTCAACACCTCAGAAGCTGGTGCTGAGATTCCATCTGAAGAAGATCTaacagaaaaaattaaaaagaaaattatgttaGGTCTCTAG